A stretch of DNA from Montipora capricornis isolate CH-2021 chromosome 1, ASM3666992v2, whole genome shotgun sequence:
AGAGTTTCCTTCTTCTCAGTTGCAAAGCATACACTGCCAATGAGATCTTTGTCTGTCTGAAGGTGGCAGTTAAAGTAGCTTGTTGGTCCAGATTTTTTTACTGGTGAGACGTTATGGACAAAGCAAGTTATGTCTTTTTTGTCTGTTGGAGGAGGTAAAAAGATATTTAGAGCCATCTTATAAATTTGGCAAGGATGGGATTATTGCATAAGGTAGCTTGTGTTATTTGAAAAGGCACATGTCTTAATATTAGTCTCCTTGTTTCATTTACTGTAAATCGTCTATTAAGCCCAGAGGGGGCTTTTTGttttaaggggggggggggggggggggtattatAATTTAGCGAAACGCCAGCAGTTTAGCACCTATTAATTACTGTAATTAAGATTATTTTTAGTACAAGTAACAGTGATATTACCCGGAAAAGCTCGCCACCAACATGCCAGAGGTGTGGGAAAAATAAATTGTATCATATAACTACATGAGAACATTAAAGGAGAGAAAAGTGATAGAAAACAGTGTACATCTAAGACGTGGATGTTCAAAATATAAAAACTTGATTTATTAATGTTTTATTAATGAGAGCTTAGGAGCAGGTACGGTTATAAAATGACTTCAAAACTAGAAGCATTAGTTTAATAGAAGAAAGGGACCTAATAGGCGTAATATTATTTTTAGTATGACTGGGAGATACATACCTGAAGCCATATTAGATCCCTGTCTCGtctgtccaaaaaaaaaaaaagaaattaatgatGCATACAGATGTTTTAGTAGGGtgtttgaaataaatttaaaccCCAGTTAATACAACACTCTGAAACATAACATGGAACTAAGCTTTAAATGTAGTTGGAAAGTGAAAGTGTTGTTTAtcaccaaaaagaaaaaaaattattaatgtATACATGTGTTGAAGGCAGTGTTATCAATGTATTCCAATTAATCCGTTTTGGGCACAAAATCATCTGGGGTGGTGTACAGTTGCGAATGACTTTGTTTGCATCACTCAACTTGTGATCAATTTATATTTGTTAGATTATATAGCCTGCTTTCTTGTTCAAGTCTATATTTGAAATTAGTGGTAAATTGATCATCTGAGGAAAACATTTACGATTTACTGGAGCAATTGTatcttgttattttatttgGCATGTTTGCTCTGCAAGTTCGTTAAgtctcttttcttcttcaattcTGAATTTTAAAGTAGCTGATTTTTTAATACTTTTAAGCCTTTCAAAAGTCATTGGTTGAATAATACAAGAAGGAAGCGTTCTCACTCTGCTAATTGCTACATATGAAATTCCTGCAGTTCTTTCAGTTTGACCAATGTCAATCCATGCCTTTGGAAGGGTTAGTCCTTGGCTCTTGTGTATTGTTATTGCCCAAGCCAATTTTAAAGGGAGTTGCTGTCGCTCATGCAATCCATCAAGGGTTTGAGAAGTAACTGTTATTGGGCATATAGGTACACATGATGGAATTGACTTGCTAATTGAAGGACCTATGTAGTTGTCAAATTTCACGATAACGGCTTCAGGCAAGGTAGGAGGTTGCTGATTGTCAGCATAAATGAAGTCTATTACAGTTCCTGTTGCACCATTGCAAAGCCCGACAGCTGTCCATAAATGCATAGTAAGCATAACATGCGCACCTTTTGCAAGAAAAATACAAGGCTCTAATCCTGCCATCTCATCAGGGCTAGCTTTCTTAGCTAAATCACTTGAATGACGTGCATTGACACATGCTATTGGGTGTTGAAGTGCTGACAATTTTTCTACGTTATAATTTGCAACTTCTTCATTGCTAAAATACAGCCTTGTGGCATCTTGAAATTCAACCAAGTTTGGTGCATTGGTAGGTTGTCGAGTCAAGAGAAGTTTCCAATCTTGTTCAGTGCAATCTCCTGTGCGCAGCCGCATGAGTAGTTCTCTAAACTGACTTTGCTCTGGGTTTGAACCTTGAACTCTTTGGTTTACCGACAATTTTATTACATTGGTAAACATGAGGTAAGCTAAATGACCTTGTTCCCCTATAGAACTGATAGGTTTAGAATGGTATAATGGTTTATCAGCTACAGGTGGTAACTGAGCAGGATCaccaaataatattattgacaaGTGACCAAAAACTTCATCACTTATGCCTGTTGCTTGCCTGGAGCGTCTATCAATCCAGCCAAGCATTGTTTGTCCTAGCATAGAGTATTCATCGATTATAATGTAAGCAATGCCTTTCAGGTTGTTTTGTAATCTCACAAGTGCCTGAGCAGTCAACTCCTTGTTGCCTCTTGTGCCCACTGGAAGTTTTAGTAGGGAATGGATTGTACAGCCATTTATGTTATAGGCAGCTTTGCCAGTGGTGGCAGTCACTGCGCAAGATGTTCTGAGTAAATTTCGAATGGCATTAATGAGATAACTTTTGCCTGTTCCAGCAACTCCATTTACGATGAGAAACAATGGATCTTTTGGAAAAGCTTTTTCGGAATGTTTCCTTATTATGTTGTATGCATGTGCTTGCATATCACTAAAAGTACTAATGCTAATATTTTGTTGAGGCAATGCAACTAAAAATGTATCCTGTTTAGACTTTATCCAGGAAGGCATTTCTCCTATTATGTGGTGTGCATACTTGCACTTGTCATTTTGCCAGTCATAATTATTGTAATCAGGCTGAGGTATTTGTTCAGTTGTGTTAACAAAAGAACCAGGTATAAGATCAGCTAAATGCATCCATTCTTCACGTTGTGGCAGTTGTTCTGAAAAGTCCTCCGAATCTGTGTCATTCTCTAACAGATTTTGTAAAGTTTGCAGTTTTTCAAACCAATCAGGTACATGCTGTTTAGCATATTTTGTTTGAAGGAatgctttccatgaagtaatgtATATTTTGTCAGAGCCTGGTTGATTGTCCCAAGCATTTTCCTGTGTGGCCTGCCAGGGTTTGTATCTGAGCAACTGATATTTACAATAAAGGCCAAAATTTGGGCCTTTTGGATTGGAAGAAAAAACTGGGAAAACTCTTGGAATGGTGTTTTGGGGCTGAGTTATTAGctttttgtttacaagtttatATTTAGAGgcaaaatcaataaaatttaGCATAACTATATTTGGAATAGTTTTTGCATATTTTTCACGATTTGCATAAACATCCAGCAGTGAGTCATTTGTTGTAATACTGCCATCAAAAGTATTAGTTTTGATTCTGCGAGAACCATCTAGACTGATCGGTATCACATTAAAGGATGAGCTGACAAGTTTTAATGACATAAGATGATGCATTGTCTCTTGTGCAGAAAAATCGCGTTCGCCAAGTGACTTCATGATCACTTTTTTAATTAGTTTTGTAGGGTTGCTGCTGTTCGTGCAAGTGTGCATTATAGAATTAAAAGCCTGTTTTAATATTGGTGACCTTGCTTCTCTTTTAGATGCATATTTCGCAAGGTATTCAACACATGCATGATAATCAACAACCACCTGAATGTCACAGTTTGCCCTCCAGCCTTGCAGCTGGAGACGTTGATGATTATTGAGCCTACTATCATTTCGATTCGTTACTATTCTTGCCTTGTATTTGGCATTTCCATCTTTTGTATGAATAGGTTCAAATTCTAGCTTTGTACTGGTGCAAGGttgaaatggaaaatgaaaccTACACCTGAGTTCTGATTCATTCTGTTTTTTTCTAAGACAATAATTTGTACTGCAACGAGTGTGCCTTTGTACCATATTCAATAAATCTACATAATCATCATCAGATTGTTGCATATTTACAATATCTTTGTGCTGCCTCTGGCACGGATGAATAGAGGGCTTAATCCAAGAACCTTTGTCTGGTGGGTTTGGATTGTAGGTAGATAATAGCCAGTCTACATATTCACATACAGCTTGAGAAGCTTTTTTGCCTTCCACTATCTGTTCatttagttctagaatatctgTTTGTTCAGCTTTATCAATGGACATTTCTGCCAAATAGCCTCTAAGAGCTGTTTCTGAAAGTTGACATAATCCTGGGTCATTCTTAAGTTTTGCTACACCATGACAGTGGATACTACCTCTGGCTTGGTACTCAAATCTGTACCAGTGCCACTCAGCATCTAGTGACCTATACAACCAATGTTTAATGAAGTTTTCTAAACGCTGTGTAAAGAACCAGTCAGTGATGTGAGGATTGTTAATAACATTCTGTCTTCTACTCTCAGGTGTGGTATTGGTTAGTGAGCTGCTAAATAGTGCATGTAGCTCAGGCCAATGCATGTCAGCagaagaaaaagtaaaaaagaatgTTGGAGCTCCAACATTACTTATTATTGCTTTTAAATCTTCTTTAGCTTTGTGCCAATAAGCATTTGAGCCAGTTATGTTACTAAGATAGCGTGATAATTTAGATATGAAAACCTGTGTGTTGTTGTTAGCTACCATTTGTTGCAGGTCTTCAGCAGTCAGATGTGCTTCCCCAGGATTCTGTTTGAGAAATATTCCTGTTTGCTGTAGAATACGTTTTCTTTGGATCATATTTAAAGCCCAGTAAGCAAATCTTGGATGAGTGGCAAAGCGGTATAGCCACCtgccatctttgttttctccAAATCTTAACAGATGCTTAACTCTTTCTGCAAGAGGTATATTTCTGTGCAATGAAGGATTGGTAGGGTCACCCTTGCCATCTGGAAACAATGTAGGAAAAGCTAATGTTGCTAAGAAGGGATTTTCATACTCATTTAATGGCTCGTTGTCTACTGTTGGCCAGGGCATATGTGTAGCTTGGTGACAcaataattgttgttgtatAGCTTGGACTTCTTGCTGCTGACATTCAGGAATAGGTAGAAAACTACTCATTTCTGTGCTTTCATTATAAACTGTGTCTTCTCCATTTTGGGGGCCTAAGTCAGGCTCACAAGTTTCAATGTTTTCAAGATTTTCTGTTTCTACTGAGAGTAGATCTTGTGGTACACCATGTAAAGGCAATGAGTTCAAAGAATCTTGATTCACAATTATGTCTTTGTAATGTGGATTATTATTAATAAGCCATTGCAGTGCATCTGCAACATTTTGTCTTCGAACTGTGACATCTTTAAAATTGTTGTCTTTACCTTTCATCTTGACAACTATAACAGATAAATCTTTTGGGTATCTTGGCAAAGAATGTGCTAGTTCTGCTACATTTTGTGGAAGATTGATACAATGACCTGAATAGCCCCGTTGCCCACCAGGCTTTATGTAAACACGCATAATAGGAAGTGCTCGTGCAATAAGCATTTCTTCTACTTGGGTTAAGCCCTCAAGCTGAGGAGGAACTGATGAAGGAATCATATTATTCtcttttgaaaatttctttggCGACTCTTTATCGTTGGTGCACCTTGAACACTGATATTGATTATGTAATCTTGGCGTAAAGTTTATTGGCCATGCTTCCTGACACAAAGAACACTGGTAAACTGTATAGATATTGGAATTGTGAAACATATCAATGTTGTTCTTTGCCTGTGTTTGCTCATGAATTGGGAAGTCAATCAGTCtttcttctctctcttttgCACTTTGCTGAGAGGATTGTTTTTTGTAATTGGCTCTCCTTTTTGCAAGTCTTTCTTGCCTTTTTTCAGCAGTTTCTGTACTTAACTGTTTCTTCTGATTTGCTCTGATTTTTGCAAGTCTTTCCTGCCTTTTTTCAGTAGTTTCTTGAGACAATTGTTTTTTATTATTGGCTCTCATTTTTGAAAGTTGTTCCTGCCTTTTTTCGGCAGTTTCTCGAGACACTTGCTTTTTACTATTGGCTCTCTTTTTTGCAAGTTGTTCTTGCCTTTTTTCAGCAGTTTCCTCAGACAATTGGTTTTTACTATTAGCTCTTTTTTTTGCAAgtctttcttgctttttttcagCAGTTCCTTCGGACAACTGGTTTTTACTATTTGCTATTCTTTTAGGAAGGTCATTGTCCTTGTTATATTCTGATACATATTTTCTCTCTGCACATTGTAATCTACTTATATTTTGATTGTTTGTAATGTTGTGCTTTGCCTCTGTTTGCTCATGAATTGGGAAGTCAATCAGTCtttcttctctctcttttgCACTTTGCTGAGAGGATTGTTTTTTGTAATTGGCTCTCCTTTTTGCAAGTCTTTCTTGCCTTTTTTCAGCAGTTTCTGTACTTAACTGTTTCTTCTGATTTGCTCTGATTTTTGCAAGTCTTTCCTGCCTTTTTCCGGTAGTTTCTTGAGACAATTGTTTTTTATTATTGGCTCTCATTTTTGAAAGTCGTTCCTGCCTTTTTTCAGCAGTTTCTCGAGACAGTTGCTTTTTACTACTGGCTCTCTTTTTTGCAAGTCGTTCTTGCCTTTTTTCAGCAGTTTCCTCAGACAATTGTTTTTTACTATTAGCTCTTTTTTTTGCAAgtctttcttgctttttttcagCGGCTCCTTCGGACAACTGGTTTTTACTATTTGTTATTCTTTTAGGAAGGTCATTGTCTTTGTTATATTCTGAAACATATTTTCTCTTTACACATTGTAATCTACTTATATTTTGATTGTTTGTGCGTGTCACAGTTGAAACATAGTGGAGATGGTTAATGTATCCAATAAATATTGTCTGCTGTGTTCCCTGCTGAAGAACAGGAGTTATAATTGTAGCTTGTGGTGAATTAGCATTAGAGTCTATAATATGAATAACACAGTTAAGAGCATTGGCAACAGCTTGTATAATGAGATGATCACACCAAGTGCCAGGTATTGACATTTGCCTAATATAATTTTCCCAACTATCATCAGAAATACTTTCAATATATAATTCTGGGTGATTATGTAAATGACTTATGCCAGCCATGCGAATTTCTACATGCCGGTCTGCGTTTCCATAAAGTTGATGTGAAACTGACTTGAAAAAACAATCACCAGATCCACCAACATCATGTGGTATTAAACCAATCtgagaaagcctttgacttAAACAATTCCATGGTGAATCATGAGCAACAGCTGTATTACTATGCATACCTCCCTTCAAACTTGACTTATTATGACAGTAGTGAAAATAATTTCCTCTAGACTGTGCATTTGGCATATACCTACAATGCGTTTGCCTTCTTGTAGGTTTTTGTACCTTCATGTTATAAAGGCATTAAAGGCATATTTGCTATAAAAATTATCACTGTTATACCATAGTTGCCAAGTTTTGTAATTTTGACTCAAACAAGTGATAAATGAACTATTTGGAATAGTTTGTCTAACAAACAGCTGTaccctttttctattttttttctttctgagcACGTTTAGAATTCTTTTTACAGGAATTCGGGATGGCTCCCTGTCTCTTTTCCTCCTTCGattcaagctttctttcaaaggtACTCCCTTCTTAAAACTACTTGAGCATTGTATGCTGTTTTCACAATACGCAGTGCAAATACTAACAAGCATAGCCTTACAGTTTCTATATGCAGTTACCAAAGCCTGCCAGGGATTTCGTGTAGCACTTCGAACACTGAAAATAGCGGCATTTTTATGTAAGCTTATTGCCGGTTTAACTTTGTTCCTCACCACAACAGCTGAATTAGTTTTACAACTGAATGGGCTCAATGACCACCGAGTACAACAGCGactgagtttgtttgttttgagacTGCTACGGGTCAGTTGGCTCAATGGCCGCCAAGTAACACTACTTGGTTCGTTTCGTTTGCGACCACAACGGGTCAGTTGGCTCAATGGCCGCCAAGGAACACTacttggtttgtttgttttgagacCACAATGGGTCAATTGGCTCAATGGCCGCCGAGCAACACTACTTGGTTCGTTTTGTATGCGACCACAACGGGTCAGTTGCCTCAAATATGGCGAACAATGAAAAACAGACCACGTCCTGGTTGACGTACAAGGTCCAGAAATGGCCCACGCTTCCCTCAGGCTTTGataagcagctacgaaattcttcaacaacattcAGAAATAACTTACCGAGAAAACAGCAGCAGCTAAAAATTCTTTAACACGTCCGCCAACACCCGTTGTTCGATTTCTTTAACAACACGTCACTCGATGTTCGATGTTCGCGAAGAAAATTCTTTAACTACACGTCCGCCAATTTAACAACACGTCCGCCAACACCCGATATTCGCGAAGAAGCACGAGGCAGAATCCTTTGCGCAACgagaatgtgacgtcataactgcccgcCCGATAGAAAGCCCAAAATGGCACACGCtagcagctacgaaattcttcaacaacattgagaaaataacttaccgagaaaacagcaccagctacgaaattcttcaacaacacgtcCGCGAACACCCGATGTTCGCGAAGAAGACAGAATTTTGTGTCGCACGAGGCAGAATCCTTTGCGCAACgagaatgtgacgtcataactaccgcccgatagaaagcccaaaaaaccCTCAAAGCTTTCGCTAGCGTGCACAGGACACCCAACAAATAAGGAAGcgttctccttcgtcgaacgcaaaaacaaaaacaggaagCAAAATCACAGTTCATGGTGAATAAGACACCCAATTCTcataattattacttttaaaAACTGAACAGACGGATATCaaatttccagcattttcattggctcgccagACACCTGCTGTAcataatatggtcaaggaaacATCAGCAATacagcgagctgaaaacatttttgcagctctgagaaaaaatgacaAAACCATTTTGGGCCAGAAAAGATTGAGGCAGAAATTGATGCTTTAGTCCCCCGGGAACACCAGGGGGCTTGCTGGATAGAAAATGACATCAGCgtgccctcgtagaataataaacataattattattcattcaaaatatttccctgtttctgattggttaaaaccacatgcataattcaccataaccagctgctgttcaccaaatttggaaagaaacttcgtcatattgaatcgatgacgtcaaaagtgcagccaacagcagattattgaaccgttgaccgaaaaaagctggggacgagattgtgttatttttgttgagcagaaaaatggctgcgagtaggtttagaagtttgagcgaagaaaatattttgaataaataaaaaaggcaattattgaattcagcTTTCGTACAATATGAAAAATTCTGCAGATCttggaggatgttatccacctcggccttcggccttggataacaccctcctcgacctgcagaattcttcatatcctactcagcctcattcaatgaTTGCTAATTATTGTTAGTTATTATTCTCAAAAATCATGGCTCACGGTAATGGACAAAATCACGTTTCAGGAAAAACGGCAATTCACAAAATACCCTTTACCACCCTCTAGAGTCCCTCAGTGTACTTGCCTGGCTTACTTGCTTTACTAACTAAgaagcctggaacaggctatctATTAGTAAGTGACTGCTGGAAATCTTATCAGCGATAGGATAGAGTCAAATACAGGTAGTTCAGATGTCaggaaaaaattaatgtgatCAGATTTCTGTAATTTTACAACCTGGAGGAGAAAGAGTTACAGTCTTACTGTTGCAAAAGGCAGGATGGACACCATCAAAGCATAATATTGacacatataataataataataataataataataataataataataataataataataataataataataataataatatattattattattatttaattctgTTGCATTATTGTCTTACCCAGGTTCACATAACTTATTATGCTCAGGCCAACTACCCTgtgagcagttggtttctcctatgcttcccgagagagatc
This window harbors:
- the LOC138049560 gene encoding uncharacterized protein, encoding MKVQKPTRRQTHCRYMPNAQSRGNYFHYCHNKSSLKGGMHSNTAVAHDSPWNCLSQRLSQIGLIPHDVGGSGDCFFKSVSHQLYGNADRHVEIRMAGISHLHNHPELYIESISDDSWENYIRQMSIPGTWCDHLIIQAVANALNCVIHIIDSNANSPQATIITPVLQQGTQQTIFIGYINHLHYVSTVTRTNNQNISRLQCVKRKYVSEYNKDNDLPKRITNSKNQLSEGAAEKKQERLAKKRANSKKQLSEETAEKRQERLAKKRASSKKQLSRETAEKRQERLSKMRANNKKQLSQETTGKRQERLAKIRANQKKQLSTETAEKRQERLAKRRANYKKQSSQQSAKEREERLIDFPIHEQTEAKHNITNNQNISRLQCAERKYVSEYNKDNDLPKRIANSKNQLSEGTAEKKQERLAKKRANSKNQLSEETAEKRQEQLAKKRANSKKQVSRETAEKRQEQLSKMRANNKKQLSQETTEKRQERLAKIRANQKKQLSTETAEKRQERLAKRRANYKKQSSQQSAKEREERLIDFPIHEQTQAKNNIDMFHNSNIYTVYQCSLCQEAWPINFTPRLHNQYQCSRCTNDKESPKKFSKENNMIPSSVPPQLEGLTQVEEMLIARALPIMRVYIKPGGQRGYSGHCINLPQNVAELAHSLPRYPKDLSVIVVKMKGKDNNFKDVTVRRQNVADALQWLINNNPHYKDIIVNQDSLNSLPLHGVPQDLLSVETENLENIETCEPDLGPQNGEDTVYNESTEMSSFLPIPECQQQEVQAIQQQLLCHQATHMPWPTVDNEPLNEYENPFLKELSIC
- the LOC138045229 gene encoding uncharacterized protein, giving the protein MIQRKRILQQTGIFLKQNPGEAHLTAEDLQQMVANNNTQVFISKLSRYLSNITGSNAYWHKAKEDLKAIISNVGAPTFFFTFSSADMHWPELHALFSSSLTNTTPESRRQNVINNPHITDWFFTQRLENFIKHWLYRSLDAEWHWYRFEYQARGSIHCHGVAKLKNDPGLCQLSETALRGYLAEMSIDKAEQTDILELNEQIVEGKKASQAVCEYVDWLLSTYNPNPPDKGSWIKPSIHPCQRQHKDIVNMQQSDDDYVDLLNMVQRHTRCSTNYCLRKKQNESELRCRFHFPFQPCTSTKLEFEPIHTKDGNAKYKARIVTNRNDSRLNNHQRLQLQGWRANCDIQVVVDYHACVEYLAKYASKREARSPILKQAFNSIMHTCTNSSNPTKLIKKVIMKSLGERDFSAQETMHHLMSLKLVSSSFNVIPISLDGSRRIKTNTFDGSITTNDSLLDVYANREKYAKTIPNIVMLNFIDFASKYKLVNKKLITQPQNTIPRVFPVFSSNPKGPNFGLYCKYQLLRYKPWQATQENAWDNQPGSDKIYITSWKAFLQTKYAKQHVPDWFEKLQTLQNLLENDTDSEDFSEQLPQREEWMHLADLIPGSFVNTTEQIPQPDYNNYDWQNDKCKYAHHIIGEMPSWIKSKQDTFLVALPQQNISISTFSDMQAHAYNIIRKHSEKAFPKDPLFLIVNGVAGTGKSYLINAIRNLLRTSCAVTATTGKAAYNINGCTIHSLLKLPVGTRGNKELTAQALVRLQNNLKGIAYIIIDEYSMLGQTMLGWIDRRSRQATGISDEVFGHLSIILFGDPAQLPPVADKPLYHSKPISSIGEQGHLAYLMFTNVIKLSVNQRVQGSNPEQSQFRELLMRLRTGDCTEQDWKLLLTRQPTNAPNLVEFQDATRLYFSNEEVANYNVEKLSALQHPIACVNARHSSDLAKKASPDEMAGLEPCIFLAKGAHVMLTMHLWTAVGLCNGATGTVIDFIYADNQQPPTLPEAVIVKFDNYIGPSISKSIPSCVPICPITVTSQTLDGLHERQQLPLKLAWAITIHKSQGLTLPKAWIDIGQTERTAGISYVAISRVRTLPSCIIQPMTFERLKSIKKSATLKFRIEEEKRLNELAEQTCQIK